From Brassica oleracea var. oleracea cultivar TO1000 chromosome C3, BOL, whole genome shotgun sequence, a single genomic window includes:
- the LOC106336446 gene encoding G-type lectin S-receptor-like serine/threonine-protein kinase SD2-5, producing MRGFFFFFFFLTCLAFFINPLHAGVPYNGSIAPVFAGSQMNYINNKGIFLESINKDFGFGFITTPDDVTLFTLSIVHRSSSRLIWSANRASPVSNSDKLQFQDDGNVVLRREEQGGGGTDVWRLDNSGKNASRIELRDSGNLVVVSGAGASIWESFDHPTDTLITNQVFKEGMKLTSNASSTSNMTYVLEIKSGDMFLSVNSLTPQVYWSMGKDRGRIIDKYGGVVTSSSLLGNSWRFFDDKQDLLWQFLITDNRDDNGTWIAVLGNNGVITFTSLGSGVSAADSSKKIPDDQCATPESCGPYYVCSVGKVCGCVSGLPRARDCKSGITSPCKKTENNATLSVKLVNARDKVDYFALGFASPFSKNTSLDSCKEFCNSNCSCLGLFFQNSSGNCFLFDWIGSFKASKNGDSGFVSYIKVATNGERGGDKGEDDGKRFPYIVIIVLVTIFIISVLIFVAFRILRRKKTVLDDDQDQEQSSDEDNFLDNLSGMPIRFTYKDLQSATNNFSVKLGQGGFGSVYEGSLPDGSRLAVKKLEGIGQGKKEFRAEVSIIGSIHHLHLVRLRGFCAEGAHRLLAYEFLAKGSLERWIFSRRDEDILLDWDTRFNIAVGTAKGLAYLHEDCDARIIHCDIKPENILLDDNFNAKVSDFGLAKLMTREQSHVFTTMRGTRGYLAPEWITNYAISEKSDVYSYGMVLLELIGGRKNYDPSESSEKCHFPSYAFKMMEEGKLLEIVDGKMKNFDVDDERVQRTMKTALWCIQEDMHLRPSMSKVVQMLEGVFPVVQPPSSSTLGSRLYSSFFKSISEEGGGTSSGPSDCNSENYISAVRLSGPR from the coding sequence ATGAGAGGCTTCTTCTTCTTCTTCTTCTTCTTAACATGTCTAGCTTTCTTCATTAATCCTCTACACGCCGGTGTACCGTACAACGGAAGCATCGCTCCAGTGTTTGCAGGATCTCAGATGAATTACATCAACAACAAGGGTATCTTCCTCGAATCGATCAACAAAGACTTTGGTTTCGGTTTCATAACCACACCAGATGATGTCACTCTCTTCACACTCAGCATCGTCCACAGAAGCAGCTCGAGACTGATCTGGTCGGCGAACAGAGCTTCCCCTGTTTCCAATTCCGACAAGCTTCAGTTCCAAGACGACGGGAATGTGGTGCTGCGTAGAGAAGAACAAGGAGGAGGAGGAACAGATGTTTGGAGGTTGGATAATTCAGGCAAAAACGCGTCAAGAATCGAGCTCCGTGACTCCGGGAACCTCGTTGTTGTTTCCGGTGCGGGAGCTTCGATATGGGAGAGTTTTGATCATCCTACTGATACGCTTATCACGAATCAAGTCTTTAAAGAAGGCATGAAGCTCACTAGCAATGCTTCTTCTACAAGCAACATGACTTATGTTCTTGAGATCAAGTCAGGAGATATGTTTTTGTCTGTGAACAGCTTGACACCTCAAGTGTATTGGTCCATGGGAAAAGACAGAGGAAGGATCATTGATAAATACGGTGGTGTAGTGACTTCATCGTCTCTACTGGGGAACTCGTGGAGGTTCTTTGATGATAAACAAGATTTGTTATGGCAGTTTTTGATTACAGATAATAGAGATGATAACGGTACTTGGATCGCGGTTTTGGGAAACAACGGTGTGATCACCTTTACAAGTCTTGGAAGTGGTGTGTCTGCGGCTGATTCTTCCAAAAAAATCCCAGACGATCAGTGTGCGACCCCTGAGTCTTGTGGCCCTTACTACGTATGCTCCGTTGGTAAAGTGTGTGGATGTGTGTCCGGGTTGCCACGGGCTCGGGATTGCAAATCCGGTATCACTTCTCCTTGTAAGAAGACCGAGAACAATGCAACGTTGTCTGTGAAGCTTGTAAATGCTCGAGACAAGGTTGACTATTTCGCTCTAGGGTTTGCTTCTCCCTTTTCCAAGAATACTAGTCTTGATAGCTGTAAAGAGTTCTGCAACAGCAATTGCTCGTGCCTCGGTCTTTTCTTTCAGAACAGTTCTGGTAACTGCTTCTTGTTTGATTGGATTGGTAGCTTTAAAGCCTCTAAAAATGGAGATTCTGGTTTTGTGTCTTACATCAAGGTGGCAACTAATGGTGAGAGAGGTGGAGATAAGGGAGAAGATGATGGGAAACGTTTTCCATATATAGTGATTATTGTCTTGGTGACGATTTTTATCATCAGTGTTTTGATCTTTGTGGCGTTTCGGATTCTTAGGAGAAAGAAAACGGTTTTGGATGATGATCAAGATCAAGAACAGAGTTCAGATGAGGATAACTTCTTGGATAATCTATCTGGGATGCCTATTAGGTTTACTTATAAAGATCTTCAGTCAGCCACAAATAACTTCTCTGTCAAGTTAGGTCAAGGAGGGTTTGGATCGGTCTATGAAGGATCTTTACCTGATGGTTCTCGATTAGCCGTTAAGAAGCTTGAAGGAATAGGCCAAGGCAAGAAAGAGTTCAGAGCCGAGGTTAGTATCATCGGAAGCATTCATCATCTACATTTGGTGAGGCTCAGGGGTTTCTGCGCTGAAGGGGCTCATAGGCTTCTAGCTTATGAGTTCCTGGCGAAAGGTTCCTTAGAGAGATGGATATTTAGTAGAAGAGATGAAGATATACTGTTGGATTGGGACACAAGGTTCAACATCGCGGTCGGAACAGCAAAAGGTTTAGCTTATCTACATGAAGATTGCGACGCAAGAATCATCCATTGTGATATTAAACCTGAGAACATACTCTTAGATGATAACTTCAACGCCAAGGTATCTGATTTTGGACTAGCTAAGCTCATGACACGCGAACAGAGCCATGTCTTCACAACTATGCGTGGGACAAGAGGGTACTTGGCTCCTGAATGGATCACAAACTACGCGATCTCGGAGAAGAGCGATGTTTACAGCTACGGGATGGTGTTGCTGGAGCTTATAGGAGGAAGAAAGAACTATGATCCATCAGAGTCATCAGAGAAGTGTCACTTCCCTTCTTATGCTTTTAAGATGATGGAAGAAGGAAAGCTTTTGGAGATTGTTGATGGGAAGATGAAGAACTTTGATGTGGATGATGAGAGAGTTCAAAGGACGATGAAGACTGCGCTTTGGTGTATACAAGAAGATATGCATTTGAGACCGTCGATGAGTAAAGTTGTTCAGATGCTTGAAGGAGTTTTTCCTGTGGTTCAGCCTCCGTCTTCTTCCACTTTGGGCTCGAGGCTTTACTCTAGTTTCTTTAAGTCAATTAGCGAGGAAGGTGGTGGTACGTCATCTGGACCGTCGGATTGTAACAGTGAGAACTATATCTCCGCCGTGAGACTCTCCGGTCCGAGATAG